TTATTAATTGCTATTAACttccttgtttggtttttcccttTGGTTTGGTTTCACATTCCTGCAATGGTATCTTCAGTTAGGATGTTAAAGTGCACGCTGCTGTAGGCTTAGAACTGAGGCTACCTCTACTTCAAATTATCTAGTGTGACTAGGTATTGCAGGAGCTTAATAAAAACTTGTGAAtagctgaaatgttttcaaagccaGGCACTTAATGAcagaaaaccaaagtaaaatttaaaaaatttatttctggagTATAGCTTAAGATTCTCTGGCTGTATTTATTAGCAGTGAATTAAGATTGTTTGTAGCCTGTCTCATTACTTGCAAAAGTTTGTGCTGTGGTAATTTGAAAgccagaaaatacaaaaactgTTTTATGACAAATACATACGTATGgctctgttctttcttttaaaataagtctCTAAATGTGTATTTCTTCCTGTAACTCAGGGTTACTTCAATTGCTGACAGACTGAATGTGGAATTTGCTCTCATTcataaggaaagaaagaaggcaaatgAAGTGGACAGAATGGTCTTGGTTGGTGACGTGAAAGACAGAGTAGCAATTCTTGTCGATGATATGGCTGACACATGTGGCACAATATGTCATGCAGCAGACAAGTAAGTATTATTATGAACTGTCCCACTGTTTTGCTGTACGGTAACCTGCAAATTGCTGATGAATGCAGTTGCTGTGTCCTACATGCTTATAACCCAGCCTGACCTTGTAGCATGAATTCACTCTGATTCTTGAGTCTGCATGTCACAGTCCTGTGATCAGGCTGTGTCCTTTAGAATGTGGAattgagaaaatatttacagaaacataTTCTCTGTATTTAGAAAGAGGACAGAGTAAACAAAGTCATATAACTTGGAAGGGCCTTGAGCGATCtagtgtttttttcagttccaagGCAGAAATGACAGGtagaaaattattctcttaAACCTCATCATGGAGCCTTTCCACTCTCCTTAGGCAATCTTGCTCAAAGCTTTACTAAATTTAACATTGGAAAGTATTTTCTCCCCAGTATTCAGTGCGTGTTTAATATTAATCTTTAGCCTACATCTTCAGTATAAAACTACTTATCCTTTTCATCTGGGAAGGTGAGAGTAagttttcctgtcttttcctCTGGAAGTTAGTTGAAGAGTGTTCTCATTCACCTCTAGATTGAGTAACTTCAGTTTGTTCAGCCATTCCATGTGGTTTCTAGACTTCTGATCTGTTGTTGATGCACTCTGGATTCTTTCCAGTTGGTCCACTTACTAAAGTGGAGCTTGTGAATGTAGACACATTATCTTAACTGAGGCCCTAGCAATGCGAAGTAGAAAGGATTGCTTTATGGGTTTCCAGCTAGCTTTATGCTGGTACATTTCAGGGTAGTAGTAGGGTGTTTTCCACAGAAGTTGGTGTTATTGACTGCACTGAACTTTGGTAAAGTTTGTAGCCTTCAAAAAAATTGCTGATTCCTGAAACGTTAGTTTCATATGTCATTATATTCTTCATATGACTGTAGCTTCACAACTCAGTATGTTTGGCAGGAACTCTAGCTTCAAGATATTCTTGACAAATTAGAGAAGTGGACTGAAATTCATTAAGAACAAATGTGAGGTATTACAGTTTAGTAGACTAAAGTGCTCCTGCCCATCCATCATATCCAAATATATGCTACCAGCTTTGGTTTGGGAGGTCAAGGGGTACAATCTAAACTTGGCCAGAGTCCTGAGGTTTTAAATTTTCCGTTAAAAGATCTTGTATTTTGATAATGTTTGTAGCAAAGCTCACCCCCCTGTGACTGTGAATAGTGCACACTGGAAGCGGGAAGAAATGAGCAAGACACAGAACTGTTTTAAATTGATGTTGCTGAGCATTTGCTGTACCATTGCTACTCCTGGATCAAATACCTTGTAAAGCTAATATGTGTCAGCTGAGAGCACTTTGAATGTATATTCCTGTCCAATGTATTTGTAGGCACTATGAGAGTATCAAATAGTCTTGCATCCGAAACAGGTCCATGTGGTACTTCCTGCCTGACTCTATTTGAATCATACaatatttaggttggaaaaaccccttaagatcattgagtccaacggttaacctaacactgccaagtccaccactaaaccatggccctaagtaccacatctacaagtcttttaaatacctccagggatggtgactaaaacacttccctgggcagcctgtacCAGTGCTTGACAATCcttttcggtgaagaaatttttcctaacatccaatctaaacctcagCTGGCACAACTTAAGGTCGTTTCCTCATGTCCTGTCATttcttacttgggagaagagaccaacgccCACCTCACTAAAACCTCTTTTaaagtagttgtagagagcaataaggtctcccctcagcctccttttctccaggctaaacaaccccagttccctcagctactcctcataagacttgtccTCTAGACCcctcaccaactttgttgcccttctctggacatgctccagcatctcaatgtccttgtactggggggcccaaaactgaacacaatattcaagatgcggcctcaccagtgccgagtacagggggacgatcacttccctactcctgctggccgcactattcctgatacaggccaggatgctgttggccacattggccacctgggcacactgctggctcgtaTTCAGCCATCAGTCAACTAACACTCCCAggcccttttcctccaggcagctctccagccactcatCCCTGCGCCTGTagcactgcatggggttgttgtgactgaagggcaggacccggcacttggccttgttgcaCCCCACACcgttggcctcagcccatcgatccagcctgtccagatccctctgcagagccttcctcctctcaagcagatcgacactcccacccaacttggtgttctctgcaaacttactgagcgtgcactcgatcccctcaccTGGTCATTGGTAAAGATATTGGAGAGatctggccccaaaactgagccctggggaccACCAAATGTGtctggctgccaactggatttaattCTATTTACCAccactctttgggcctggccatccagacagttttttaccCTGCGAAGAGTAcgcccgtccaagccatgagcagccaggtTCTCCAGGAGactgctgtgggaaatggtgtcaaagcAACAGGGTGAAGCTTAAGTGAGATAGACATTACTTTTGGTAGTTTGAAGTAAAGATCATCCCATGAGTTTACAGTCTTTAGTTGATGCAAACAGCAAGCCTGCTAGATAAGGATATCAAAAACTCGTGGTAGAGGGTTTTGTATagtcttgtggtttttttccctttgatgGAAATTTGATGGAATTTTGCAAAGAGATGTTGTGTATCTGCATACTAATCCACATCCTACCCCAAAGCCTGGTTCTGGGCTGTACCCTTTGCTGGTCAAAATCGCAAATTTTGTagccactgatttttttttttttttgtactccTGTGCATAGAGGAAGTTAATTCGTGTCAAAAGGGAGGCGgcctttatttctttcctgttacgagaagcattttttaatttacgTATGGTAGATTTCTGTAGAGCAAATTCTAAAACCATCAGAAACCTTCAACATATCTGCAGTGTTCGCTAAGATGGATGCTTTTGCTTGAGTGATGCTGCTTTATATCATATTCTTGGCATGAAGTAGTGCTTTTCATTAATGCCCAAAATAGGTGAGATGTACTTTGTGCTTACTTAGACTTGTTCACCAGAATACTTCAGATCTCTTTGTATCTCAGCGACCTAGACGCATATCAAGCGGATGAActaagaaatgtgttttcagatACAGCAGATCAACTTGATTAACTACAACTTAAGTACACACCCTTGGTACACACTCATCTGTTGTAGTGCATCCTCATTGTAGGTTGCAGCTACTGAATGTAATGCTGAGAATGACTGGAAAACTTTCATTCTGTTGAGTCATTCAAAATGGGATGATGTTTCTctgattttgtcttttttcctatCTTACTGAAGCTTATGCTATGGTCTGATAAAGCCTCCATTTGTAAAACTAGAAAAGCAGCGAGGACATAGCTGACCATCTGGACACAGAGAGGCCAGTCAAAATCAAATTAAGGCATTCTGACTCATTTTCAAGGTGGTTTAgttctttgatatttttttttctcccgtGCTGCATCATTTCATTGAATGCTTGGATCAGCAGCATGTCTTCGCACAACACTGCAGTAAGCTAGGCTTTTAATTATTAACActtatttttcctcagaaactCCTTCCAAACAGAATTGATaaattgcaaatgaaaataaaggtgCAAAATAATGGAGGCACCATGGAGTTGTGAATGCTGCCATCCAACCTACTTCATTTTTGCCTGAGTAAGATAGCAGACTTATACTGCAATTCAGTTGTATGTTGTGCTGGTATGGTCAAAAGTGCAGCATTTTAGATTAGTATCGCTGCTACtcataagaatatttttatttaattagtaggttggttgggtttttttgtggggttttttttgtgtataaCCTGAAGAAGTTTAAAATTCTCTAAATTACTTTGTAGATATATGTATCTTCCTATAGCTTCCAGGAGGAATTTTtgtgtaaaatgtattttaaagagatTTGTATCTGGCTTCATCTGTAGCCATGTATGTAAACATGCATGACAGCATACTTGTCCTTTGTGTTCTATAGGTTAGTATCTGCTGGAGCTACTAAAGTTTATGCCATTCTTACTCATGGCATCTTTTCTGGTCCTGCTATTTCTCGGATTAATAATGCATCGTTTGAGGCTGTTGTGGTAACTAACACAATCCcccaagaagagaaaatgaaacactgcCCAAAAATTCAGGTACAGTGGTGGTTTTGTCTCATCTGTTTAACCTCTGGATTTGTATTTTACTGTTCACTGATACTAGAATTTGTGCCTtgagaggaaaataatattctaaaatatattgTGCAGCTTTGTTGTTTGCAGAATGTCTTGCTAAAATATGCCAAAGAACTGTTCTAAGGGCATTCAGGCAGTACAATAGAGTATTGCATAATTTTTGGTATCTGCAACAGGTTGAGTATGCCTGCCTGTGGAGGAGTGGCAAATGTAGAAGTTATTGTGGATGCCACAGAAACCTTAGACgatgactttttaaagaaaaaaatacgcTAATGAAAAATGCACAAGATAACAATGAcatatgtttcttttcaaaatccaaactgaaaaaacaaagctgactgtcgtggtttaaccccgactggcaactaagccccacacagctgctcagtcACTCctcccccagtgggatgggggagaaaatcggAAGAGTAAGCATGAGAAAACTCaagggctgagataaagacagcttgataggtaaagcaaaagccacgcaagcaagcaaagcaaaacaaggaattcattcaccgcTTCCCATCGGtgggcaggtgctcagccatctccaggaaagcagggctccatcacgtgtaacagcgagttgggaagacaaatgcaattgctctgaatgtccccccttcctccttcttcccccagctttatatgctgagcatgacgccatatggtgtgggatatccctttggtcagttggggtcagctgtcccagctgtgtcccctcccagctccttgtgcacccccagcccactcgctggtggggtggggtgagaagcaggaaagccttgactctgtgtaagcactgctcggcagtaacgaaaacatccctgtgttatcaacgctgtttccagcacaaagccaaaacacagccccatctAGCTGTTgtcaagaaaattaactccaccccaaccaaaaccaacacaatgACTTATGTTGGTAGCTCTTACATGAAATTGTTTTGGGAAGTTGTGTGTCCCTTTTGGAGTTTTTCCTTAGTACAGAGTGGAGGAAAGATTGGcttggagtttttttttcttaatgcagcACTGATTTTCTAAAAAGCTTAAAACTTATTTGGTATTTATTGAAACAAAGCAAGCACTTTAAAGATATGTTTCCCTTAAACTGTATTTGTATCATGTGGACACTGCTATCTGATGGCTAGAACAGTCTTTTTGAAAACATGCCCTGTGCCAGAAGTCTTCAGCAATCTTATTCAATGTGTTCTTACTCAGTTTTTGAGTTTGTACTTTGTAGTAATGTAGTTCTTACGTATATGTTAAGTACCTAATGCTTTAATGTTGTTTTACTTCCTAGGAGAGGTAAGAGAGCACAATGGTAAATTGAATGTTTGTTCATATGTTTATAAACTgtatagtttattttcttagtaTCACATAAATTTTATCTTCTTgacatttctttcagtttattGACATTTCCATGATCCTGGCTGAGGCAATTCGAAGAACGCACAATGGTGAATCCGTGTCTTACCTGTTCAGTCACGTCCCCTTGTAACCGCAGGAGATTACACTGCATCTTTGAAAAGGTCCCTTCAGCTAGCACTGTTGTTCTTAACAATGCATGTCAACCACAAGAAATTAGTATCTTTGTAGAATTCCAGAGCTTGTATGTTTAATTATTATATTTGTCTTGTAATTACCATTTGTTCTTTGTAAATGGGCAATCAATCTCTGACTTGCAGAAACTTTATGAATTCCCTTGAAAGACTGGAAGTCTTGTGTATTATGTAACTTCTCTTTTATGTGCCTGTCCCCACTTTCTGCTCAACTGCTGCTTTGGATCAGTTTTTCTATACAGAACTGCAAACTGTCCGTAGAACTTTTAATAGGATGTATGCATGTAAGATCATTTTCTGTGTTAAGCTAAATGTTGCAGGCTTGGGTATCTTGTATCTGTCAGGCAAGCAGTAGTTGGCTTTTGTTTTATGCTTAACTACCATTAATAGTATTTTGTAAGCCCTAACAGAATGTAAAGTTCATGTTAATTTTGAGGAACTGTTGACACATCCATAGTTTCAACTGTGTTTCATACACTTCACGTTCTTCTTTCCACAAGATGTATGcggctgctgttttcttttgtaaagcTCCCATTACATTAAATCGTTTGCTTAACATCTATTCTGTGCAGTTACTGTCTTCAGTTGTAAGATTAATGTTTCAGTATTCCTGGGATGATTCATTTTATGTGTTTCACTAATAAGGACCAATCTTTAATGATGAGTAGTTTgctttaaattccattttttccctGTAGTTTTTGACATTCCTTGATTGTGATCATATGAATCATTTCATAGCGGTGTTCCTGTTAATATTGTAAAGCTTCACTATGCAAAGTCTAAACAGCATATTTAAACACATGTATTTATGGAAGCTGGTCTCTACccacatttactttttttaaaaagtatctgaaaatactttttttcccaaactgcACAGTCAATAGAGCTTCAGGTTGCTATTACAAAGTACCACAGTACTTTACTGTGCAGCCAGTGAACTCTGGTAGACTGATTAGTGCTGAATATTTTAACGTTAGAGAATTAAAATCGTTGTGAAAACAGTTTCGCCTCTTGTATGCTGAGAAACCTGATGGTTAAGTAGTAGTAATGCAGTCAGTAGTAGCTTCTgggtggaaaaaaccccaaatctaaTACTGTAATTTTAGGTCTTTGAATCCTTCTATGGAGTGTTTTCAGTCTTCCTGCTGAAAGGAAGAGTATGTGTGTGTTAAGATAGCATCCCTGCACCTAGGTCATGGGAAGGCTGTTTCCTACCTGAAATTGCAGTTGTTAATTACAAAAGCATTTGCCATGCTTGAAAGATGCTTCTTTACTGTGGATCTGCATAAAAAATAGCACTATTTCATCCTATCTTGCTTATTCTGGGTTATATTAATAATGATTAAATGTTATAttataaaatggatttttttctattccatTTAAGACAGACTTCAGCCAGACTACTCTTTTGGTTCCTCTGAGAAGGAATCTATTTTGTCTTTAtgtgtgggtttctttttcctatatGAAAATGAGTAAAACAGaatttcacctgcactgctttcAGCAATGAATCCAGAAATGGGGTATATAGGACATTGAGAACTAGTGGCTGAACTGAATTCTTATCACAGTGGAATTCTTTATTACAgttgaattttcaaaaatataacataatgtaaattaatttacattatttttttattcggtaaagcaatttttaaaatgcaacattATTGAgccttttgttttgaaaatattattttgcattagGTTGTTAACCCCGAGTCTGTGGCCACATAATTATGCCAAAGTTTAGACCTTATTACTACACAAGATATACAATTAATTTAATGCATGGTGTCAGTTCAGTTCTATAGATCAGGTCTTTGTTACAAACAATATGCTGAATTTTTTGCCTTTACTGTGCACAAGTATTGTaaataaaacttgaaaactACTTGTGCCAAGAGATTGCttgtggttttattctttttatacttttttgggggggcgggggggagggacGGGGACATGGGGTGGGGACACCACCATGCCCTGCACAGGTCAAATAGGGAAGAATGCAGGCATTGATTCTCATGCAAACCTTGCACGTAAATCATGCTTGAGCTGTCTTGGACATAGGATGAACTGTTAATCACACCAGACTGGTACACATATTTATAATAAGATcatccttctcttctttttacagTCTGACAGAAGGGACACAATGTTTAAATTTCATTGGGAGTTTGAGTTAACACTTTATGAGCAGTCAGAGGTCTTATTTCTCAGACTGTTGTAAGCAAACCCACTCAGCTGTATTTAACTGGATGAGATGGGggaaaagagcagaaggaaaataaagaattaagcTGACTGTGTCTGCTGCATTTTGTGCACTTAAATGCTTATGAAGAGTTATAGGTGAATTCTAACAGCTCTGTGAAAACCCCATCCATTTTGACAGAATTAAAAGCATGAAGTAGAAAATTATGAGGTGTTTGGTGTTTAATGCTCTATGCTCCTTGGcccattctgggattctggtCTGAAGCTCAGATGGCAGTTCAGGCTTGTGGAAAACTTTCTTCTCTCAGCAACATTATTttgacataaaattaaaaatactgcactGTATAGCAGAAGTTAGAGGTCATAGTTCATATTCATCTATAAACCTTATTTTAACTCATTCTGCTGCCCTAGTGGAAGTaaaaatttttgtctttctcagtaAAAGTACTTGAAGTTTGCAACCTTTCTGGAAGCTCTTGCCATGGACTCCAGagtttttaaatgtcaaaagcTTAAAGCCTGTTGCTAAGGCAGTGGGCTATTAGGAGTGAAACCTGAGCATGTTTTCACTGCACAAGTTCCCTCGCGGAGTTGGTCAGGCATCTGTTGCAAGTGCTGGTGCTCTGCGGTCTGTTGCATGTTGTGTGGTGGCTGACCCTGGCTGGTGGGCAAGCCCCCACCCAGCCAGACTGGGAAGACATTCAGGAGGGCAGAGTGAGAGCAGCTTGTGGGTGGAGATAAAGTTAGCGtaataaatgaaggaaagaaaaaaaggcaaatagtGCAAAACCAATCACTAACACACTCTGGCCAGCAGACCGATGCCCAGACAACCTTCAAGTGAAGGCTGCTTTGGTGAaactccccccagcccccaggttTTTTGCTGGGCATGGCACCATACAGCATGGGTTATCCCTTTGATCAGCTGGGGCCTGCTGTCCTGgctgcgtcccctcccagcctcttgcccacccctAGGCAGCTTGCAAGAGGggcagtgtgagaagcagagaaggccTTGAGGCTCTGTGAGTTCTCCAATAGCTATAACACTGGTGTATTTTCAACACCGGTTTAGTGATAAGTCTAAAAAACAGCACCGTAGGGGCTGCTATGGAGAGAACtagctccatcccagccagacccaggaTGGTAATTGTGAGTGAGAAATGAGGTATGATTGTGGATGCTTCTCTCATTCTTCTACAGGCCAATGATGTGCTGTACTTATAAGAAAAGataaaggagggaaaagagagaggtCCTTTGTAAAAGGCATTGAAGAAAAAGTGCTAAGATGccaagaaatggcctcaagttcagccagaaaatgttttgttaggtgttaggaaaaatgtttttcaaaactgaCTCAGGAGCTAGATTTCCTCTtctcctatcacttgttacttgggagaagagaccaacacccacctcgctacagcctctTTTAAAGTAGTTGTAgggagcaataaggtctcccctcagcctccttttctccaggctaaacaaccccaattccctcagccatTCCTCTATAGACTTGTCCTCTAGACCCCtcaccagttttgttgcccttctctggacacgctccagcatctcaatgtccttcttgtactggggggcccaaaactgaacacaatattcaagatGTGGCCCCatcagtgccaagtacaggggcacgatcacttccctactcctgctggccgcactattcctgatacaggccaggatgctgttggccacattggccacctgggcacactgctggctcgtaTTCAGCCATCAGTCAACTAACACTCCCAggcccttttcctccaggcagctctccagccactcacCCCCGCGCCTGTagcactgcatggggttgttgtgactgaagggcaggacccggcacttggccttgttgcaCCCCACACcgttggcctcagcccatcgatccagcctgtccagatccctctgcagagccttcctcctctcaagcagatcgacactcccacccaacttggtgttctctgcaaacttactgagcgtgcactcgatcccctcaccTGGTCATTGGTAAAGATATTGGAGAGatctggccccaaaactgagccctggggaccACCAAATGTGtctggctgccaactggatttaattCTATTTACCAccactctttgggcctggccatccagacagttttttaccCTGCGAAGAGTAcgcccgtccaagccatgagcagccaggtTCTCCAGGAGactgctgtgggaaatggtgtcaaaggctttactaaaatccaggtacgtaacatccacagcctttccctcatccactaggtaGGACAACTTGTCgcagaaggagatcaggttagtcaagcaggacctgcctttcataaacccacgctggctgggcctgatcccctggttgtccaGTACTTGCTGTGTGATGGCGTCAAGACGATCttctccataaccttcccctgctaccgaggtcaggctgacaagcctgtagttccctggagcctccttccagcccttcttgtggATGATCGTCATATTTGTGAGGCTCTGGTTGACTGGGACCTCCCCGgacagccaggactgctgataaatgactGAAAGTGGCTCAGTGATCATTTCTGCCggctccctcagtacccttgggtggagCCCATCCGGCCTCATAGACTTTGTGTGTCCAAGCGGTGTGGCAGGTCGCTAGCCATTTCCCCTTGGActatgggggcttcattctgctcccagTCCCTGTCTTCTGGCTCAGGGAAATGGGTgtccagagaacaactggtcaAAGACTGAGGTAAAAGcggcattaagtacctcatccttttcctctgcctttgtcACTATGTATCCCTACACATCCAATCAAGGGTGGAGATTTTACTTcgccctccttttgttgttcATGTAtttctagaaacatttttaattgtcttttacCACAGTAGCCAAATTAAGTTCTAactgggctttggcccttctaattttctccctgcatagcctcacaacatccttggaGGCCTCCTGAcccacctgccccttcttccaaaggtcataaactgtcctttttttcctgagttccaacCAAAGCGCTGTGTTCAGCCAGCAtgctcttcttccctgctggctCGTCTctcagcacatggggacagcctgcttctGCACCTTCAAGATTGCCTTCTTGAGGAGtgtccagccttcctgaactcctttgcccttcaggactgcctcccaagggactctgtcaaccaggctcctaaacaggccaaagtctgccatCCAGAAGTCCAGGGTAGCTGTTCTGCTGACCCACCTTCTTATT
The Phalacrocorax aristotelis chromosome 1, bGulAri2.1, whole genome shotgun sequence DNA segment above includes these coding regions:
- the PRPS2 gene encoding ribose-phosphate pyrophosphokinase 2 isoform X3 codes for the protein MELLIMINACKIASSSRVTAVIPCFPYARQDKKDKKGSVERWSRAPISAKLVANMLSVAGADHIITMDLHASQIQGFFDIPVDNLYAEPAVLQWIKENILEWKNCIIVSPDAGGAKRVTSIADRLNVEFALIHKERKKANEVDRMVLVGDVKDRVAILVDDMADTCGTICHAADKLVSAGATKVYAILTHGIFSGPAISRINNASFEAVVVTNTIPQEEKMKHCPKIQFIDISMILAEAIRRTHNGESVSYLFSHVPL